The region GTGTttaaagcaaaacaaaaaacaaaaacaaatttgaaaaatgattagaaaaattaaataaagcaAATAGGTATTATATGAGGCAAGAGATTGGAAAAATGAAATTGATTGAATAAAATAGTTAGAATAGCAGGGAAGTAATGAAATCGGAATATTATTGTAAAGATTATAATGTTTGTTTAATtgcaattatttataaaaagtttgaatttctttGATAATTGGAACCTTTtgtaggaaaaaaaattaaataaacaaaaaaggccaaatttttaatgaaaattgtGTAAATCTTTCAATTTCATCCAATTTAACTTGAAACATATGAtttagtttcaattttgtttaacCCTCAATTAGCACATGCTTGAGCTTATGAGCTGATGTGGCGTGCCACATAATATGTAACTATGTCTATTAGTAGGTAAAAATgcatttaagtttttaatttttttaaatatctagacctttaaactgtAAATCATTTCTTCTAAATAATCGTTAGTCTTTTTTGACCGTTCCACCTCGGACACTATTTTTCAGCCGGCACACCCTTTTCCGACTGTCCCACTATCTTCCGTCCGCCTTCCctgtttttcattttcaaaactCGATTAAATCAACtgaactaatttaaaatatcaaaattttatacGCCAgtttttctgaatttttttaatttttttctgaaaaaCTAAGGAGCAACTGTTCCTCCTCTTCTAAGGAGCAGCTGCTCCAAAATTGAGGAGCAACAGCTCCTAAggcgaggagctgctgctcctcagaCAAGGAGCATACCTGCTCCTAGCCGGAGGAGCACATCTGCTCCTCGTTTTTGGAGCAACAACTCCTTAGATGAGGAGCAGATCTACTCCTCGGAAGAGGAGGAGCATCCTcctaaaaaaaaagtaataatatttttttaaaattgttgggaaaaataattatatttgtttataaataaaataaatgaagaagagggtgaaaatgtgtaaacaaattcataaatataaaattagtaaatattttaaaaattaagttgaAATGATCTAATGTTTGAGGGTGTAAATAttcttttaagagatttaaaaatttatttggacTTTATACCTTGTATTCGACAAGGGCGTATGAGTGACATTGCATCGCTAGAGCCACATAGACGTCATATATacaaaatcaattgaaaatttagagttgaataaaattaaaacgaaaCCACATGTTTCAGGatgaattgaaaattttgaagttgtgtgaattttttttttaaaaatttgatttttatttattatttggccAAGAAAAAACTACCTTTATTAGAGCATCTAATTATGTTTTGTGAAGTTTCCTTCgagattattttttaattataactcatttatggaaaataaaataaaattacaactaATTTACTTGAACTAATAGTTGTACGTATTAAAATAGAAACTAttatcaataattaattaattaaaccgtTGTCATGTTGTATTAGTCTGATGTGGTCGTTGTTTGGtgaagtcattttttatttaatctctttttctttgtttggtTAAATCATTATTTAATCTATTTGTTCAGAAAAGTCTTCTTTTATGTCTTGGCTTGGTAAATAAATTCTCCCATTCATGATAGTTTTCATACCCCCACAGTCCTAAGAAAAATAGgccatctttttatttttaaagtctTATATTATAagtaactttttatatttagtaaacaatttaaaaatttaaaattttatataaataaatatgtctAGTTATTATCAAATAAACTCTTTTTCCTGGCTTTTCCCAGTAATAAATTCTGAAAGTACCTAAACagcaattttttttgttgattcttttttattttgattattaattttaaaaacaaaaaaaaatattccgaCCAAAATTACTTAAATGGCAGCCGAATTTTGCTTGTTTTTCATTGAAAACTTATCCCGaatacataattttattttggagaGAAATTTTAGGCCAAATTAATACATGAcaaatttttagataaaataaataaattatagctTCCACCTAAGTATTTTTTTCGAAAAAagcaaaattttacaaaatataatttagtcacaaaaataaaaaaaacaacatttaAATCTCCTCATCCATTGGTAAATTCCTCCTTAAAAACTCTCCCAAATGTGATTTTTCCATATCCTCGTATTTCAAAAATACTACCTTGTTTGGTGTTTATAAGCTTGCTTTCCAATAACTTGTTTGATCGAGTGGCGGAATCTGGGGATGGTCGGCCTACCCTTCTCGtcgaaaaaaacaaaaaaaaaacagtttttttCACGTAGGGGCTGTTTTACTACAGATGATATTTGCCTATTTTTCATCTATTTTACTAtcgttttatttttctaaatagctGAGCGTAAGAATTTCAACCCTCCTGAATTGAAGTCTTGATTCCGCCTCTGATTTGATCCTAATAGAGTCCATAGAGGCTAATTCCTCGACACTATGGCTCATAAACATCTTCCAGTTAATGGTTTGCGCTAGGGTAGGATGttttaaaaagataatataTACGTTAAATGGCTACTTTAATTTGTCCATTAATTATTGGAAAACAAAATCACATAAAACAAGCGAGatgaaaaactattttaattcgTTTAATACATGTTCGCATGAAAATATTTCCATActcgaatttttaaatttatagatgGGTACTTTACAGCTCGATACTTTAACTGGTTCGGTCCGAAAAGTTGAATAAggtttaattaaactaaattaaaacattaatctggATGTTAAGAAACTCAAGCGAGATTATTGTTTAAACTACTCTTACTCCTAAACTACTTACTCCTAAACTACTTACTCCTAAACTACTCTTATTCCTAAATTAACAAACCGCGGAAATTGGGGATAGAAAAGCTCAGAGGTTTGAAGtttgtttttgattgatttgagcTGTAGAAAATATAAACCTAAAACTAGAtatttataggggacaaaccctaaaatagaaaacctatTTTAATaagatacaatctcttattaGATACTAAGCTAATAAATAAGATGATGACTAgctaataaataagaaaatgactaactaataaataataggGCTTTTTACCTAATATACTGAAAATCGGCCcaagtttacttttatacagttcaaagccaaaatttacatttcataccatccaaaattaaaattgtaacctaatttctttaaatttttatttttctactgtttcttctttttctcttgaattttggcagcttcttcttcttctccatgagTCCAGCAGAGTTTCTCCACGTTCTTAttccttcgcttccgccgttccgctTCCGCcattccgcctccgccgttccgtttTTGCTGTTCCATCCCCGTCGTTGCAcctttgtctcgccgcgccatctttcttttctctttttgattttagatctgaatttttttgttctttatgttttcattttcagatctgtaatttgtttatcttctactgtttattcaccattaaacatgtataaagagtatttttaaagaatttaatacttatttcatgatatgtagaataattttgtgattttatgtaataaaattctgttaactctgcatttttttgtgttttgttatatttctgcatttttttattctgcagaacgatttgtagatgatgattgattgctgaattactattatgttacagtgttgttgattttatgttgactttgtgttgatattatgttgatatcaactatttttttttattttaacattgacaaacaagataatattgtctatgAAATAAATGCCTCATGTAAGTTTGCGGAATAgatgtttatttgaaaaagCAGCAGGATGGAATGTGGAGTGCACATATTTGTTTGAATGATTGATCTCTTTATGTTTTTTCTCGATAAACGTTCTGAAATTCCCTACATAAACATATGTTATTGGTATTCAGCCATTTTTATATAACTTTCATTTTCTAGAgtgttattttattagaatgtactaaattcatttcggcatttttgaaatttggttggGTTTTTTGCTCCTTATATTATGTTCTACgtacaaactttattataaaatcaatgttgaattttatttatgtacaattatttaagctatattaatcaaaatcaacgcAAAATCAACTCGATGTCAACCTAATATCAACCTAAAATTAACATGCACATATCcgtaaaattaattgaagatcaacacaaaatcaacatgtgtatactatttgtcattaaaattaatcaaatatcaactcaaaatcaacacaaaatcaatataaaatcaacatgtgtacattatttattgttgacatttttgtcagttttaatatcaacacaatatcaacataatatcaaccacatttaataaactggatactattaattttgtaaattttttttaacactaatttttatttttaatatttatttacctttatttttgctaataattaatcaaaatttattatttatcatatattttattttttatatatatcaatataaaatcaacattaaattaatcaaagattaataaattatttttccaatctaaaataccaacacaaaatcaacataatatcaacataaattcaaatttgtaatattataataattcaaaatcattatttatattttttacctataccaaaatcaacaccatgtcaacactatatcaacataagatcaacattgtaacgttacaataatttaacatcattattgtcttcttcacccatgctaaaatcaacaaaatatcaaccgaaaatcaacaccatatcaacattgtaacattacaataatgcaACATCATTATATGTCTTCTTCCCCGATGctaccatatcattatctagtctcaatttaatttaatttaatttttttagtttatttcacagacaatgttatcttagttgtcaatgtaaaaataaaaaaaaaatcagttgatatcaacataaagtcaacataaaatcaacaacactgtaacattacaataattcagcaatcaatcatcatcaacaaatcgttctgcagaataaaaaaaacgcagaaacacaagaaaaatgcagaaataacagaattttattccataaaatcacaaaattattctacattacatgaaatgagtattagattctttaaagataatctttatacatgtttaatggtgaaaacaacaataaaaataaacaaattataaatctgaaaatgaaaaaaaaaaaagaattaaaaacttcagatctgaaatcaaaatgataaaagaaagatggtggaacggcggaggcgaaaCGACGGAGGCAAAACGGCAAAaatggaacggcggaggcggattgGTGCGAAGAACAAATCTGAAATTTGTGTGGAAGGTGAATTGAAagagaaaggagagagaaatttgaggagagagagaataattgtaattatgaagatttgtgttattagggttctatttatatggatggtataaaagtaataatttctcCATTACATGTtagttttaaaatgtcaaatatgtgttggtataaaagtaaatcaaacatGAATGTTGGTTATTTGAATAAGAAGCCctaaataataactaaaacgATAAATAAGTGGCTTTTGGGTCAAAAAGccgaattagcccatatgagctctttttggACCAACGtaaataatacaaatttattgaaaaacaaaatcacaCAAACTAGCGGAATAAAAAACCAAGCCATTTAATAGAAACACAAAAGCAATCAACAACGCCTTTTAGGGATACAGAGATGACCCGTCATGTGCCAACTTTCACCTCCACCGGAATTCATGTAAGGGCATGCTGGCGAGTAGAAACCCTTGAAGAACATGTTCCACTGTGCATTAGGATCCTCCGTTGAAAACCCGGTCCAAGTCGGAGTAGAATTCTCGTATCTACTATGCGTGACGCGAACAAACTTTTTCAAATCCTTATTCTTATTCAGATTATCTGAGTCAATATCGACATTGAAGATGTCTCCGTAAGGCCTCACAGAGTGGTCAATAATAGGTAAGGAAACTGGATCAACAGACACAGCAGCAAAATCCGCAGATACAACAATGCTCTTCATGTCGGGACTGAAAAATGGATGGTTCACATGCCCCGCAAAGTCATCCCCGCTCCTTATAACTCTGACCACTGTCGAATCTCCCGCATTCACAATGTACACAGCAAAATACCCTGGATCGAGACCATTGTCAAGCAGTGGTGCATTTTTAGGTTTATCACGGGTCGATGAGAACACTATCCAATCTCCCTTTGGAGCCCATTGGCAATGTGTGTCGGTCCATGGACCGTTTGTTAGCCTTGTAATCTCGCCGCTTTCCCCTTTTTCTGCATCCATTATGTATAGATTCTTGTGTTTTTCATCTCCTCCATCCCTTGTTGATCGGAAAACCAATTTTGTCCCTTTTACAAATTTCAACacattttacaaatattatcatataattaatgTAGATCTAATGGTccaaaaacatttaattttagattaatataaaagataaattataattttagctaaattttattaattgttcaatttgacatgcatctttattttatttaattaaaaaataaaaagagaatgGAAATGAAAATCACCGGTGTCTATTTAGTAGAGCCACGACTAAAAATTAGATTACCTCTTTAATGAGGACTAGAAAAATTATTAGGTTGTTTTTTTTCTAATATATCATGTTGCATGtaaattaaacaattttgaAAACTATTTTCCACtattaacttttcaaaataatttctttgattatattaaaaaaaaattcatatatttagtaaacttataataaaagggttgaaataatttaatattttcaaagaaatataaataatcatgaGTCTAGTAATTACCAGCTTCATTGGTGGATGGGAAGGCATTATTGAAGGAGCCTATTGTGAGTAGTCGACGTTGTCGTGCACCTTTAGATACTTCCGGGATGGCGCAAATTTGTAGTTCTTCTTTAGCCATGAACGAAGGTCCCATGCACACATACAACATATCTTTGTCTGGATTTGAGTTCCAAACAGGTGCAAAGATGTTGTTTGAAGTTTTTGTCTGCACAACCAACCATGCATGACTCAAATTTCATAAGGTGAAATATAAAACATTCATAGAATCTTATGATTGGATGAATTATACTTTGTAGACAATGCGCAAGCCTTGTTTGTCGGCGACCCAGACAGCTTTAAACTCATTGTCAACGAACGCAAGCTTGGAGCCGTCTTTAGAAAATGTGGGGAATACACCAGACACCCTAAATAGTCCAACATCTTTATGCGGAGAGTTGAGCTTATGGAAATTCCTATTGATCTGCTCTCCACTCTGCAAAACTAACAATTTTTAGCTTCACGTACATATTACATTAGCTATTAGAAACCTATTGCAGCGGTCACAAATATAGATGATCTAAAATTATTGCAATATAATTAAGGTATCGGTTTTTGTACATTCAGCTGCGGTTTGATATTGCTACGGATAATGATTTGTGTACCTGGAGAAGTTCGCTTTTGCTACGGTGAAAGCCAATGCGGTTTCCTCCATCCACCACGAAGGGGTTGAAATGGTCAGCCTCTGGTCTAGTATTCTGAGTTATTTTTACAGATTGGTCTCGAACATTTGAATCAAAAATCTCAATATGTCGATAATGTGCTTCTTGACGAACCTTGGTGTAGTCTGATGCTTGGCGTTTAGTTACCACAGCCACTTTGGTGTCGTTAATGGCCGCCGGAGTTACCGAATCAAATCCATCCGGTGTCACTTGGGCGATTTGACCGGTGCTAATGTTGGCTCGGAACACAGCCCAGAAATCATTTCTTGGGTCTCCACCTTTTACTATTTTCCGGTGGAAAAATATGATGTTGTCGCTTCCCCATGTTGGCCACCCACCATTTTCGATCACTCTGTTGCGATCCAAAGGATTATTTTCTACGTTCATCACATAAATATCAGTCTTCAGATCTTCAATCTCCCCATTCCAACCTTTTCCCTGAAATGAAGCCACTGCTACCTTTTCCCCAGATGGAGACACAGAAGGGCTTAGATCACTTACTCCTGTCGAACCATGTCAGGATAAGTTGATTTTGATATTACACCATCTGACTAAAATGGTATATACGGTTTCGAGCAAACACAAGCATAATACAAATGTgatgagattttttttatctttttctatttttttttagtttcctAATAagcctaataccttaaaaaaatcCGACCTTTTAGCCACTTTTCGATCCTACTCTGACGTTAAAAACttatcaattttactctatttcgcattttatcgtttcaattgtatcctgaaatattaaattgacgtccttttcatttggaaaaaatttaaaaactttctccatatatagcatatattaattgtacacgcttacaatttatttagatttagttaaattaattaagaatttaaattagttttaatttgattatgatttttagtaaattattttttaaataaaaaacttatttgtacttttttaaatgaaaatgcatttaattttatctttaaacatggTGAATTGtataatttcatcatttaagtaaaaaaaattgacaaaaattaaaaaattggggtgcaattgaaacgataaaatgcaaaatagaataaaattgataaattttcaacgtcagaatAAGATCGAAAAAGGATTATAAGTTTCTgcttttttaaggcattaggcctttataattatacaaataataCATTACTCCATTCCATATACGTTTCGAAGATATACAAAAAGATTTAAAAGAGGAGTAATTCATATGCGtataaaatagtataaaatCTTCAAGGTCAATTATTTTTGAGGTTAACAAACTATATAAGTTTTTCTATAAAATGATTATctaactataaaaaattataaaatagttatcaaactataatcttttataaaaatggTTACCAAAGTATAAAGAGTTATAAAATAGTTAtcgaactattattttttataaaaggattttccgtcgctaaaattggcAGGAGCACTTCCACCAATTAAATAATGATTTAAAAATCCATCGGCAAAAAACAAAAGCAACGAAAATTGAATATGCcg is a window of Mercurialis annua linkage group LG2, ddMerAnnu1.2, whole genome shotgun sequence DNA encoding:
- the LOC126667462 gene encoding uncharacterized protein LOC126667462 → MTEERGSIAFFSTYRPPVPLDIFTCPVPATSSRDELHMTDGISYNYNCQVIPTEALMTIIKRPKLRSEANEDDVKTGRLSGFVFVSERDNGLETLHIGLRFGDDVPVVKVFSLADVYDTFNGIRMEDGGCVAGGYEDGVDHFLVYVSTMERPEERRQPWTAVYKTNLRTGITQRLTPSGVSDLSPSVSPSGEKVAVASFQGKGWNGEIEDLKTDIYVMNVENNPLDRNRVIENGGWPTWGSDNIIFFHRKIVKGGDPRNDFWAVFRANISTGQIAQVTPDGFDSVTPAAINDTKVAVVTKRQASDYTKVRQEAHYRHIEIFDSNVRDQSVKITQNTRPEADHFNPFVVDGGNRIGFHRSKSELLQSGEQINRNFHKLNSPHKDVGLFRVSGVFPTFSKDGSKLAFVDNEFKAVWVADKQGLRIVYKTKTSNNIFAPVWNSNPDKDMLYVCMGPSFMAKEELQICAIPEVSKGARQRRLLTIGSFNNAFPSTNEAGTKLVFRSTRDGGDEKHKNLYIMDAEKGESGEITRLTNGPWTDTHCQWAPKGDWIVFSSTRDKPKNAPLLDNGLDPGYFAVYIVNAGDSTVVRVIRSGDDFAGHVNHPFFSPDMKSIVVSADFAAVSVDPVSLPIIDHSVRPYGDIFNVDIDSDNLNKNKDLKKFVRVTHSRYENSTPTWTGFSTEDPNAQWNMFFKGFYSPACPYMNSGGGESWHMTGHLCIPKRRC